The DNA window GCCTGCCAGGGGGAGACCGGCATGGTCATCAGCAGCTCAAACGTTCCGAGACGGTGCTCTTCCGACCATAGGCGCATGCCGACAGCCGGGGCAAGCACGATGTAAATCCAGGGGTGCCAGAAGAAGAACGGCTGCGTGAGAGACGCATTGTCCGTGTTCAAAAGCTGGCCGAAGAAGAACGTAAAGCCCATTGTGGCCAGGAGGAAGATCACCACGATGACGTAAAACACCGGTGAGTTGAAGTAGGAGAGGAACTCCCGCTTAAAAATAGCGAGGGTATTGTCCAGATCTCTGCTTTTCATGAGGTTGTTTAAAAAGAGTAAAGGGGTTCTGAGTTGGACTATTTCACCGTGTCAGGACGGGTGATGGCGCGGAAGACTTCATCCAGCGTGTTCACACCCGGGACGAGCTTCTTGAGCTGCTCCGGTGTGCCGTCTGCGACGACCTTGCCGCGGTCAATGATGATGGCGCGGGAGCATGCGGCCTCCACTTCCTCCAGAATGTGGGTGGAGAAAATGATCGCCTTGGATTCCCCCATGCGCTTGATCAGCCCGCGCACTTCGTGCTTCTGATTGGGATCCAGGCCGTCCGTCGGCTCATCCAGAATCAGCACATCCGGATCATGGATGATGCTCTGGGCGAAGCAGGTGCGGTGGCGATAGCCCTTAGAAAGGGTGTCCACACTCTGATTCCGCACATTTTCCAGGAAGCAAAGTTCCAGCACTCGGTCCACCGCCTTGCTCTTGGCAGATCCCGTGACTCCACGCAGCTCTGCGCAAAAGCCCAGGAAGCTGGCCACCGTCATATCGGAATAGAGGGGGGCGTTTTC is part of the Prosthecobacter sp. SYSU 5D2 genome and encodes:
- a CDS encoding ATP-binding cassette domain-containing protein; the protein is MIQVQNLRKVFGSKVAVDNVSFSVEKGQVLGFLGPNGAGKSTSMRMVTGYFRPTSGSISIGGINMLEEPELAKRSIGYLPENAPLYSDMTVASFLGFCAELRGVTGSAKSKAVDRVLELCFLENVRNQSVDTLSKGYRHRTCFAQSIIHDPDVLILDEPTDGLDPNQKHEVRGLIKRMGESKAIIFSTHILEEVEAACSRAIIIDRGKVVADGTPEQLKKLVPGVNTLDEVFRAITRPDTVK